A genomic stretch from Halodesulfovibrio sp. MK-HDV includes:
- the recA gene encoding recombinase RecA, with the protein MATKSAMSSDDMRREALTTAMGTIQRKYGQGAVMRLDDDAHVAIPIIPSGSITIDMALGIGGIPKGRVTEIFGPESSGKTTLALHAIAQCQKQGGTAAFIDAEHALDPTYARQLGVNTEALLISQPDYGEQALDIADMLVRSGAVDIIVIDSVAALIPQAELEGNMGETQVGGHARLMSHALRKLTGTIHKSNVCVMFINQIRMKINTMGYGNPETTTGGNALKFYASIRIDVRRIQSLKDKEEVYGNRTRVKIVKNKVAPPFREALFDILYGTGISRTGELIDLGVEHGIVDKSGAWYAYGSERLGQGKENVRAFLNDNDAIRDQIEKKLLIHLGVIEEDNGEAKPEAAPAPKKSSKK; encoded by the coding sequence ATGGCTACTAAATCCGCAATGAGTTCGGATGATATGCGTCGTGAGGCTCTCACCACGGCTATGGGCACTATTCAACGAAAATACGGACAAGGTGCCGTAATGAGACTGGATGACGATGCACATGTCGCAATCCCTATTATCCCATCCGGCTCGATCACAATTGATATGGCACTGGGCATCGGTGGCATTCCGAAAGGTCGTGTTACAGAAATTTTTGGCCCTGAATCTTCCGGCAAAACTACCCTTGCGCTACATGCCATTGCACAATGCCAAAAGCAGGGCGGAACTGCGGCATTTATTGATGCAGAACACGCACTTGACCCAACATATGCTCGCCAACTCGGTGTCAATACCGAAGCGCTGCTTATCTCCCAGCCGGATTACGGCGAGCAGGCTCTTGATATTGCAGACATGCTTGTTCGTTCCGGTGCTGTTGATATTATTGTTATCGACTCCGTTGCTGCGCTTATTCCGCAGGCAGAACTGGAAGGCAACATGGGCGAAACACAGGTAGGTGGCCATGCACGACTTATGTCTCACGCCCTGCGTAAACTTACCGGTACAATCCATAAATCCAATGTGTGCGTAATGTTCATCAACCAGATCCGTATGAAGATTAACACAATGGGCTACGGTAACCCGGAAACTACTACCGGTGGTAACGCACTTAAATTCTACGCTTCTATCCGTATTGATGTACGCCGTATTCAGTCCCTTAAGGATAAAGAAGAAGTGTACGGTAACCGCACACGCGTAAAAATTGTTAAAAACAAAGTTGCACCACCATTCCGTGAAGCTTTATTCGACATTTTGTACGGAACAGGCATATCCCGTACTGGTGAATTGATCGATCTTGGTGTAGAACACGGTATAGTAGATAAAAGTGGTGCCTGGTATGCGTACGGCTCTGAGCGTTTAGGTCAGGGTAAAGAAAATGTTCGAGCTTTCTTGAACGATAACGACGCAATCAGAGATCAAATTGAAAAGAAATTACTTATACATTTGGGCGTAATTGAGGAAGATAATGGAGAAGCAAAGCCGGAAGCGGCTCCTGCTCCTAAAAAATCTTCCAAAAAATAA